In one Oryza glaberrima chromosome 2, OglaRS2, whole genome shotgun sequence genomic region, the following are encoded:
- the LOC127762571 gene encoding rRNA biogenesis protein rrp36-like, protein MQPIRSLVIPSEDVCYQEEDLQGNLVVDSGNLFDEIIMSTNDSEYVVDPDEIEILQKQGNEEPSDNIGSDEIHEESDESGGEEGSEEQVDDGDDEDEDNDDEENGNDSEYDDDDY, encoded by the coding sequence ATGCAACCAATTAGAAGCTTGGTCATCCCAAGTGAAGATGTCTGTTACCAAGAAGAGGATTTGCAGGGAAATTTAGTCGTAGATTCAGGGAACTTATTTGATGAGATTATAATGTCAACCAATGATTCTGAATATGTGGTTGATCCTGATGAAATTGAAATTCTACAAAAGCAAGGCAATGAGGAACCTTCAGATAACATTGGTAGTGATGAGATCCATGAAGAATCAGATGAAAGTGGTGGGGAGGAGGGTTCTGAAGAACAAGTTGATGATGGCgatgacgaggacgaggacAATGATGACGAGGAGAATGGAAATGATTCAgaatatgatgatgatgattattga
- the LOC127761277 gene encoding cysteine and histidine-rich domain-containing protein RAR1, with amino-acid sequence MSTEAETTSAAAPAPAPASAPARCQRIGCDATFTDDNNPDGSCQYHPSGPMFHDGMKQWSCCKQKSHDFSLFLAIPGCKTGKHTTEKPITKAVPTKPSKAVPVQTSKQSVGADTCSRCRQGFFCSDHGSQPKAQIPTATSDTNMVPVEKPAVPPPKKKIDLNEPRVCKNKGCGKTYKEKDNHDEACDYHPGPAVFHDRIRGWKCCDIHVKEFDEFMEIPPCTKGWHNADAA; translated from the exons ATGTCGACGGAGGCGGAgaccaccagcgccgccgcccccgcccccgcccccgcatcggcgccggcgcggtgccAGCGGATAGGCTGCGACGCCACGTTCACCGACGACAACAACCCCGACGGCTCCTGCCAATACCACCCCTCC GGA cctATGTTTCATGATGGCATGAAACAGTGGAGTTGCTGTAAGCAAAAAAGCCATGATTTTAGCCTATTTTTGGCTATTCCTGG GTGCAAAACTGGGAAGCACACAACTGAGAAACCAATCACAAAAGCAGTTCCTACTAAACCATCAAAGGCAGTTCCAGTCCAGACTTCGAAGCAGAGTGTGGGAGCTGATACTTGCTCAAGGTGCCGTCAAGGTTTCTTTTGCTCTGACCATG GATCACAACCCAAGGCACAAATACCAACCGCTACCAGTGATACTAACATGGTACCTGTTGAGAAGCCTGCGGTTCCACcaccaaagaaaaaaattgatctgAATGAGCCTAGGGTTTGTAAGAACAAAGGATGTGGTAAAACCTACAAGGAGAAGGATAATCATGATGAAGCATGCGATTACCATCCAGGACCTGCAGTTTTTCACGACAGGATTAGAGGG TGGAAATGTTGTGATATTCATGTCAAGGAATTTGATGAATTTATGGAGATCCCTCCGTGCACAAAGGGTTGGCACAATGCTGATGCCGCATGA
- the LOC127762900 gene encoding uncharacterized protein LOC127762900: MAPRLAVVVALALAAAAAVAHGEAGVRGAGTLRGYVACLDCAPGHDLSGVVVAVRCGGGDGGVGQLRAAQTDERGGFDVAVPAAGGDDVDGRRSHPRCAARVLGGAEQLCAPGGLAVAPVVAAGGREKHGSYALASSLAVFTRCGGGALASSTAAATGNGQSPAPPRARRATPRAGRATPPPYAGPGLPLIYFFPFLPIIGIP; this comes from the exons ATGGCTCCTCGCctcgcggtcgtcgtcgccctcgccctcgccgccgccgccgccgtcgcgcacgGCGAGGCCGGGGTGCGCGGCGCCGGCACGCTCCGCGGCTACGTCGCCTGCCTCGACTGCGCCCCGGGCCACGACCTCTCCG gtgtggtggtggcggtgagatgcggcggcggcgatggcggcgtgggACAGCTGCGGGCGGCGCAGACGGACGAGCGCGGGGGCTTCGACGTGGCcgtgccggcggccggcggagacGACGTCGACGGTCGGCGGAGCCACCCGCGGTGCGCGGCGAGggtcctcggcggcgccgagcagCTCTGCGCGCCGGGGGGGCTCGCCGTCGCGCCCGTGGTCGCCGCGGGCGGCCGGGAGAAGCACGGCTCGTACGCGCTGGCGTCCAGCCTCGCCGTCTTCacgaggtgcggcggcggcgccctcgcgtcgtcgacggcggcggccaccggtaACGGCcagagccccgcgccgccgcgggcgcgcaGGGCGACGCCGCGCGCCGGGCGCGCCACCCCTCCGCCCTACGCCGGCCCGGGCCTTCCGCTCATCTACTTCTTCCCTTTCCTGCCAATCATCGGCATCCCCTGA